The sequence below is a genomic window from Acidilobus saccharovorans 345-15.
GCCAGGGCGCCGTAAAGCAATGGCAGCACGACGAGCTGTGGGTATGTGGCTGACCAACCCATTATCCATGAAAGGAATATGGCACCTGTCACTATGACTATGTATGACTCGAAGACGTCGGCGGCCATGCCAGCCACATCGCCTACGTTATCGCCCACGTTGTCGGCTATAACTCCGGGGTTCCTTGGGTCGTCCTCAGGTATGCCCTTCTCCACCTTGCCTACAAGGTCAGCGCCGAGGTCCGCAGCCTTGGTGTAAATGCCCCCACCTACCCTCATGAAGAGGGTGACGAGGCTGGCGCCGAAGGCCATAGATACTAGGGCCAGAGCCCATGAGCTTGGTATTATTGAAGTGAAGCCCATGTAGAGGGCGCTTATAAGGAACAGCGCAATACCTGCAAGTGAAAGCCCCATTACAGCGCCGGCACGCCAGGCCACCCTGAGCGAGGCGAAGGCGCTGTTCCTGGCGGCCATTGCGGCCCTTGAGGCAGACCTAGTAGTCACGTACATGCCTATGTAGCCTGCGGCCATAGAGCCTAAAGCGCCAACTATGAACGCTGCAGCGGACGACCCTCCTAACGTGTAGCTGTGATTAACTGCCGAGATGCCTATACCTATTATTATTGCCAGCGCCACCAGCACTATGGAGAGAGTCCTATACTGTCGGAACAAGTAGGCCTTGGCGCCGCTCGCAATAGCATCAGATATGAACTTGATGTTCTCAGGCCCTGGGTCTTGGGAGAGCACCCACCTGGCAAGCCAAATAGCTATAACTATGCTTACGAAGCCCACCACTGCGCTAACAGAGGCTATCAATAAGTCTATTTTCATGCATGACGACACCATGCATATTAAGAAAATGAAAGTAGGGGGTTAAAAACTTTCTTAACTCACCATTAATACACACATTCTCTTATACAGTTTCTAGGATTCGCGTCTCCAGTTGCTTGCTCGCCTTTATCTTTTTCTCGGCAAGCTGTAACTACGAGGCGGCATCAGGTAAGGCCTGCAGCCTCAGAGCCACTGTCAGAGGGCAGAATGTAATATTTTCCTGGGGCCTACAGCATAAGGGTGAGAGGGCTGCTCTCCACGGTCAAAAGGTCTTTAATGCTTACGCTATCAGCTCCCATTAAGCCTGGGGCCGTCCACAGGCTTATGCCTGATAGCGACTTTGAGAGGAGGCTATACGAGGTCGTGGAGGTGGTTCCATACATAGATGAGGCCTACAAAAGGTCCCAGCTTGTTGCCGAAGGGAGGCTCTCCTCAAAGGACCTAGGGCTAGGCGCAATAATTGGCAAAGCGCTAAGATCGGCCTTTGACGCAAGCGGCGAGCTTCCCCTTGTGGGCCTTTGGAGCGCCGCCGTGGTAGCTGGGGCCGTGGAAGGCTACTCGGAGTCCGCCAACCTGAAAATGCCTGATAACCTTAAAGTTGTAACCACCAGGCTGCTCTATGGCAGCTCTCTGTATGACGTTGAAGCGTTCATAGAATCTCTGAGCGATGTAGGCGACTCTGACCTGCTTCAGTTCCTTGAGAATAATGGAATATCCCCGAGCAACGTGCAGCTTAGGGCCCCTACCCTTGGCGATCTCTTCGAAATAGCTCAGGGGCTCGACAGGGGATTTATGATAAACGCTAAAGGCGTTGAACAGCTTATAGGACTAGTTAAGCTCTTTGACGAAGTAAAAGGCGTCATAGCCGGTATTGTTAAGGTTTATATGCAGCTCGCCAGTGAAGTCGTCAAAGGCTCGGGCATTGCTTTAACCTCCAGGTCCCTGGACCCTGGCCTCCTTCTTAAACTTGATAAAGCCCTAGTCCAAGACAGGGCTACGCTTAATAGAGTTCTTGGCGGCGTGTTCCTTACTTCATATATCTATGGCACTACCAAAGGGTTAGCAATCTAAGAGCTCACCGTCGCGTAAGTACAAGAAATTAATGCCGCGCCCTGAGACGGCCCTTAATGACGATCCATGAACTATAGGAGGCTCCCGAACGGCCTAGAGGTTTCCGAGCTGGGCGTCGGCGTTTGGTCACTTGTCACTGACGAGTGGGGCGCCGATACCAGCATAGCAGAGGATATCATTAAGGAGGCCCTAAACCTAGGCATAAACTTTTTTGACACGGCGGATGTTTATGGCAGAGGCAGAGGGGAGGAGATCCTTCACAGATCTCTAGGTCCAAAGATAAGTAACGTCGTTATTTTAACAAAGATAGGCCTTGACTTTTACGGATGTGGCGGCGTAAAACCCAACTTCAACGTAGATTACCTTAGAGTGGCGCTATCCAGGTCCCTCGAAAGGCTCGGAGTTGGATACGTTGACATACTTATGCTACATAACCCTGTCATGAATGTAATTAAGAGCCGTGATGTCTTCGAGTTTTTGAGGGAAGTCAAGAGGAGCGGTGAGGCAAAGATGGTAGGTGTCGCGCTGGGGCCCACGCTAGGCTGGGGCGAGGAGGGCAAGGCCGCCGTTTACATGGGTTACGAGGCGCTTGAGCACATATTCAACGCAATTGAGCAGCTTCCAGGGCTTGAGCTGCTCAAATTTGACGGCGTTGCTCAGTTCATCAGGGTGCCACACGCCTCAGACGTGCTCGACGAGGAGAGGTGGCCCCTGAAGCAAAGTCCAAGCCTTCACAGAAGCCTTAAGAGCTACTCATGGATTCAGCGCGCTTTGGCTGAATCGAAGGGTCTAGAAGATATTGCTAACAGAGCGGGGCTTAAGCTTTATGAGCTAGCCCTAAAGTATGTCCTTGCATATGAAAACGTGAGCTCTGTTCTGCCTAACATAACTTCAAGGCATGACCTTCAAAGGTTTGTAAACGCCGTGGAAAAGCCGCCTCTGGATAAGAGCGCAGTTGAGGAGGTGCTCTCCTATTGGAAGTCGCACCTTCTTGACTTAAACTATGAAAGTATTAACGAGACCGACAGGTTTAAACGGCAAGAGTAGGTGGACCGGCCGGGATTTGAACCCGGGACCTCCGCCGTGCGAGGGCGGCGCTCTTCCAGCTGAGCTACCGGCCCACTTGCCGGTCCACCCAGCTACTCTTGATTAGGACATCTTATAAACGTTAGCGCACCAAAATCAAACTATATCGTGATGAAGCCCTGCGCTCTCGAAGGTCTCAACTTACTACGCTCGACCTCGAGCTCTTTCGTCAGTTGTGTCCATTTACCGGCATTGCATTAGGTTGCGTAGGCCTAACTGCTGTGGTAAAGGAAGTATTCCGCAAACGGCAATATTGCAAGGGGAAGCGAAATAGCCAGGAGAAACGCAAGTATCAGGGGGTAAATGCCTATAGATACGTACACCGTTTCATAGGCGGTTAGCTCAAGGGATATCCTTATGTAGCCTCCAGGCATAATGTAGTTAACAAGATACACTATTACTAATACCCCCAAGAGGGAGTCCAAGGACTTTAGGAAGGGACTTATTACTTCATCTTTAAATATTCTGCTGGCCACCGCCAGGGCTTCAAAGATGGCTACGTATGTTATTACTATGCCCTCCGGATACGCACTAGTTAGGTAGCTTAGGTAGCCTTCCACGCCGGCTTGATGAATTATAAAACCCAAGATAAAGGGAACCAAGAACATATAAAGTATCACGTAAAGGAGTCCATCAATGACGCCTTTAAGCGCCTCTATCGTCGCCTCCCTTAAGTTCATTGACGTCACCCTCCGTTGAGCTTTGCCTTGAGGCTTAGAGTGATGGGATATATACCATAAATATTTCCGCTAAGTACAAACGTTACGGAGGAGGCGTTCTCCAGGTAACCCAAAGGTATGCACGCGTAGAAGCTTTCTCCTTGTGATAAAGCGGCCTTGGCCACAGTTATGTTAATCTCGTCGCCGTTGGCCAGGGCAAGAGATAGTCTAAAGTATGCCGGATAAAGAGGCGCGGCTCCATTATATGTAACCGTAAGCTTCTCTGAGCTCTTATTGCAGGGAGGCGCCCCTGTCATAGGCGATGCCGTTATGTTCAACAGGCCTTTTTGTGACGTGGCAGAGTATACGAAATCTACTAAGGGATAGGCCATCACAAAGACTATTACAAGACCTGTTATTATAAACATAGCCCTAAGGCTAACCATTTACTTGCTTCCCCTCAGGAGTTCGACGCCCTTACCAAGTATTATTGAGCCTGCAGCTAATGCTATGCTAAGGAAGACGACCATTATTAGAATGACTATTATCAAGTCTGCATATGCGCCCAGAGCCCCAAGGGTAGAGTTAGCCGAGGCGCTGGTCTGAAGATAGCTCAAAGCGCCACCAAATGTAGACTTGAACTTTTCTACGTTTTGCACAGAAAGGTAGGCCGCCACTGCGAAGTAAAACACTGTGAGCATCAAGGCCAGACCCACGCCTACAAGACCCAGGCCTAGTCCTTTATTTTGACTGCCTTCAGTTGATGATCCCATTTAAATTCCCCGAGTAGCTTTGTTAGCATTATTTAAAAAGGTTTATTTATCTGCAAGGCCGCTGACGTGAAGCTAAAGGACTTCATAACGTTTTAAGAGACATAGCCCTAGGAGGTCACTAAAACTTAAGCTAACGATCCACGTCTTTAGTGTTAACGCACCCCCAGCTCCTACTGCAACTCTTAGGCGCAAATACAGGTATTGACAGACATTATTTAATATGTACCGTAACATCAGTTCTCAAGGGCCAAGCATGAGCATCTTATCAAAAACAAGGTATGTAATTGAGATGATGAAGCCTCCTCAGCTAGGGCTACTGACATTTACAGCCTACAGCGCTTACTTTGCGGCTGGGGGCTCCCTCGATGCCATCAAGCTGCTATTACTTGCCATAACATCACTTGGCTCCATAGGCGGCATAACAGCCCTTAACATGGTCCTGGAAGCTGATATAGACTCTGTAATGGATAGAACCAGAAAGAGGCCCATACCGTCTGGTAAGCTCAGCCACCGCGAAGGTCTTGCGGCGTCACTGGCCATGATAGCGATAGGGGCGGCCGCCGCCCTGGCCCTTAACTTCTACGTGCTACTAGCAGTTCTGCTGGCGTTCCTCTTCGATATACCAGTTTACACTATACTACTGAAGAGAAGGAGCCCCCTGAACATAATCTTTGGTGGCATCGCTGGCGTCATGCAAGTATTAGGGGGGTGGGCCGCCGCCGCCGGCAGCTATAGCTTAGCCGCCCTTTTCCTTGCCCTGGCAGTCTTAGCATGGATACCAATGCACATATGGTTCATAGTGTACTATTATTATGACGACTACAGAAGGGCAAGGATACCCATGTACCCTGTCGTCGCGTCGCCCAGGAAGGTTTCAGCAGTTGTAATAGGGTTCTTAGCCGTGATGTTAGCCAGCATGTGGCTCTACTGGGCTGTAACCTCCAAGGGGCTGCTGGGCGACATTCTGCTCACGCCGTTAACTGGCATGGCCGCCTACAAGATCTACAGGTTTTCCAGCTCGCCTAGTAAAGAGGCCGCTAAATCTATATTCATACTTGCCAATCCAACTCTCATAGTTGCTTTCCTGTTTGCTCCCCTAGCGGTACCTCACGCGGCAGCGCCGTTGGCCCAGCTGGGGTCGTTGCCATTGACATAACCTTCTTAGGCAATGCAAGCCTACCGGCGACATTATAGGAAGTTAGGGTGTGGCCATCGCCGCCAAGAGGCCACATGTAGAAGGGCTTCCTTAACTGATTGACCTTAATTAGGGCCTTTACCACGCCATCTATGGCCTCCTCTTTAGTCCTCGCCTCCCTGAGCACTCTAAGTATGTTGACGCCTGGGCCCATGTAATTTATGCAGGGAGTCAGACGGCCGTCCGAGAGCAGCCTAACTCTCCGGCAACCGGCGCAGAAGAGTGGATTATTGAACGGCTTTACAACCTCCACCGTGACGCCGTTCTTAAGAATATAGATGGGTCTATTATGAAGGGGCCTCAGCACCACCTTGCTGCTGTACTCCTTAAGCTTGGACTCCAGATAGGATAAGTCAACGTGCATATCTTTGAAGACTCTAAGGCCTTCGTTTACAGGCTGAAGCTCTATCAGCTGAACTGCTACTCCCCTGCTAGAGGCGAAATCTATAATGTCCCACACGTCGTTAACGTTAACTTTGGTTACCGTGACGTTCACTTTTACCTTAAGTCCTACATCCAAGGCTCTCTCTATGCCATCAATTACGCGATCAAGGCCGTCAACCCCAGTTATTATCTTATAATGTTCCCTGTCAAGCGAGTGAAGAGATACGTTAACCCTTCTCAGACCTGAATCGTAGAGGGCCTTAGCGTAGGCGGAGAGGAGGTAACCGTTAGTCGTCATCGATATGTCCGCATCAGGACCTGACGCATCCCTTATGTTAGATATTATGGAAGCTATGTCGCTCCTCACCAGCGGTTCCCCGCCAGTTATTTTGAATGCCCTTATACCGAGTCTGCCGGCCGCAGCGGCCACTACATAGTAATCATCTGACTTGAGCTGAGGCGGGCTGGTTCCTATTCTGGCGGGACCACCAGAGGGGTCACCCTCTATGTGGCAGAAGAAGCACCTGTAGTTGCACTCCCTCGTCACGGCTATTCTAAGGTTGTCAAGCGGCCTGCCATAGGCATCGCTGACATGCGCACCCAAGGCTAGTCCCATTAATCTTAAATCATTGGAGGTTAAATTCAGGAACACGAGCGAGCTCCATCAGGGCACCAAAACTGTTACAGTGTATTAAAGTCCCGGCGCTGTGAGCACTCTTAGGGCTAGGGCCTTGTTAACCGGAGTGATAGCCTCCCTTGTGTCAGCTGACATGAACAGGGCGCAAGAGTTAGCCGGTTCCATAGCAAAACTTAATGATAAGGGGCATCTTCTCATGTACTACAAGAGGCTCTCTGAGGAAAAACTCTTATCCATAATAGTGCCCACAGAATACCCAGCCACGATCATCAATGCGGCTATATCCATGTCCCTAGCCGATATAGGCGTTGTGGTTACAGGGTATGAAATGGATTGGAGGGATGGAGAGCTTCTAACGCTTGTTGATGCCTCATCTTCGCAGCTTGGATTGGCGGCGGCTGACTCTAAAGAGAGTATAGAGAAGTTGGTAAATAGCAGCGGCCTGAGGCTTAGCACGCTGAGCACATCAGACTTTGCTGTATCCCTATTAACACATGGAGAGAAACTGTCGTCTCATGATGAAGGCTATGTATTCATAGACCGGGCGTTCCTAGTCAAGGGTGTCGGGCCTGTCATCCTTGGCTACACTAAAATGAACGTCTATGTACATGATAAGCTTTATGCAGTGCCCATAAACAAACAGATTGAAATAAAAAGCATAGAGGTGCTTGATGAGGAAATGGACTCTGTGGGGCCTGGCGTCAGAATAGGTTTTGCCGTCAAAGGAGCCGAAGTTGACGAACTTAAGGAAGTCTATGCTCTGGTGCCCGACCTGTCTAAAACTGTCAATAAACTAACCCTAAGAGTAAAGGCGTATCCTTGGACTGAGGTGCCGAGTTCCGGGACATTACATGTAGTGGGCGGAGGGACGGCCGTGATGGCAAACATAGATAGGTACGATAATGGTTCTATAGAGCTCTCTCTATCCAAACCCCTTCCATTACTTGACAAGTACCTGTTGGTCAACGTGAATGCAAAACAAAAGCGCTCAAGGGTGCTTGGCTATCTATTCCCTGGATGATATACTATGAGGCCTGCGCAGCTCAAGGAGAAAATTATAAACGTTTCATTAAATTCCTCTTCACTTTACAGCAAGGTCAAGTCTAAGGCCCGTGAACTTGCAGAGTTCCTAAAAGAAGGCTACTTAGTCATATCCATGGGCAAAGCGTCCATGACCATGTTCAAGGGCTTCATTGACGGCAGCGGCCTAGAGCCTATTGAAGGCCTTATAGTAAAGCCTAGGGGCCTTGGCTATGACGTCGCCCTCGATAAAATAGATGTCATTGAGGCGGGCCACCCGTTGCCTGATGAGGGTAGCCTGAGGGCCGGGGAGAAGGCCCTAACGATAGCCAGGAGGGCCGGGGAGCTCGGGAGGCCTTTAGTGGTCCTAGTGTCAGGCGGAGGCTCAGCAATGGTCGAAAGCCCCATTGAAGGCGTTAGCCTCGGAGACTTGGTAACTATTAACAGGCTCCTCCTAAACTCTGGGGCCTCTATATCGGAGATAAATGTAGTAAGAAGGCACCTCTCAAGGGTCAAGGGGGGAGGCCTGGTCAAGGCATCTGGCAACGTTGAAGTCTATGGCCTCTACGCCAGCGATGTTCCAGGGGATTTCCTAGAGGACATAGCCTCGGGGCCTACGGCGCCTGACCCTACGACGTTTCACGACGCACTAGAAGTCCTGAAAAGATATGAGCTATTAGATCGGGCCCCAGAGGGCGTTGTCAAAGTTCTTCGAAAAGGCGAGGAGGGAGCCCTTGAGGAGACCTTAAAGCCTGGAGATCCGCGACTTAGAAGGGTAACTAACGTAATAGTTGCCAGCGCCTTTGATGTAGTAAATGGCGTGGCTAAAGCTCTCTCTGAGGAGGGCTACAATACCATTATATTGACGACGACGGCCCAGGGAGAGTCAAGGGAAGTAGGTAAGTTCCTGGCATCAATAACATTTGATATCATTAGGAAAGGTGTGCCGTTGAGGCCGCCGGCAGCCATAGTAGTCGGCGGCGAAACGAGCGTCAGCGTTAAAGGTCACGGCCTTGGAGGAAGGAACCAGGAGCTTGCGCTCTCTTGGGCTCTTGAGCTGAGGAGGCTTGGCATACGCGGGGATGATGCCTTAATGATAGCGCTGGCAACAGACGGAATAGATGGTCCTACGGACGCCGCTGGCGCAGCCATAACTCCTGGCTCTATAGACCTAATGTATAGGTCTGGCGTAAACCCTGTAAAGGCGCTGATTGAGAACGACAGTTACCACGCCCTGGCCAGTGTGGACGCGCTTATAAAGACAGGGCCCACTGGGTCTAACCTTAATAACGTCATCGTGATCCTAGTGAGCGGCCATGAGCATTGAGAGTTTAATCTATGATCAAGGTTTACTTGAATCGTTAGGTGCCATCTCAAGGAGAGGCGTAAGAAGTCTCCTCGAGTCTCTTCTAAGACCTCCCAGGAGGTTTTACCTGAGGGTCAACACGCTCAAAGCTGACACCACGACGATGTTAGATCTGCTTTCCGCCAGCGGCACTAGGTTCTACGTTGATGAGCAGCTCCCTTACGCCATCTGGATAGACGTGAAGGGTCCGTTTAAGGTGGACCTTCACGATAAGGTAGTGGTCGCTGATAAGAAGTCCGCCGAGTCGGTCTACGTAGGCAGCGACCTATATGGACCTGGCGTACTTAGGGCTGAGAGGGTCAAGGCAGGTGATGAGGTCACTATAGTCACTGTCGACGGCAGGCCTGTGGCGGAGGGCGTAGCCATAATGGACGGCAAAGAAATGGCCGAGCACAAGAAAGGCGTCGCAGTTAAAGTTACAAAGTCCGTCTACGCCACCCCTAAGGTCAGGGAGCTCCCGGGCTTCAACGAAGGCCTCATCTACAGCCAGAGCCTGCCAAGCATGTGGGCCGTTGCCATAGCATCGCCATCGCCGGGGGAGACGATTATTGACTTTAACGCCGCTCCTGGGGGCAAAACTAGCCTGGCAGCACAACTTGCCGGCAGAAAGTCAAGAATTATAGCAATAGATCGCGCAAGCAAGGCAGAGAAGCTCAGGGATAACCTCATCAGGCTTGGCGCTGACTGGGTCAATGTAGTAGGTGGTGACTCCAGGAGGGCCTCGTCGCTGCTTAATATTGAAGGCAAGGCCGACTTAGTGCTCATAGACCCTCCATGTACAAACCTGGGCGTAATCCCTAAGCTATATGATACCAAGAGGCTCGCCGATGCGGTAGTCCTTTCGAGGTATCAAAGGCAGTTCATAAGCGAGGCTTGGAAGGCGCTCAAACCTGGGGGGAGGCTTGTATATTCAACTTGCACCCTCACGGACGTTGAAAACGAGGCCAATGTCCTCTTTGCTATGGAGCTGGGCTTTGAGGTAACCAAGCCTTATCCAATGCCGAGAGAAGCTAGCTACAACGGGTTAGGCCTGAGGTTTTCGCCTGAGGACGGCCATCCAGGCTTCTTCATTTCGCTGATGGTGAAACCCTATGCCTGATGAAAACGTCAGGTTTAAAGTCGAGGTGATCGGTGACATAGCTATTATCAAGCCACCTCACGGAGCGAAGCCTGACCTAGAGCTAGCCAGAAGATATGGTGAGGAGCTCTTAAAGAGCCCAAGCATTAAGTCTGCGTGGCTTGCTGAAGGGCCGGTCGAAGGGCCCTACAAGGTGAGGAGCAACCTCGTGTATCTGGCTGGGGAGAGGAGGACGGAGACCATTTACAGAGAGCATGGATGCAGCTTCAAGGTAGACATAGCTAAGGACTTCATAACTCCTAGGCTAAGCTACGAACACCTGAGGGTCGCCAAACTTGTAAGGAGCGGAGAGATCATAGTGAACATGTTCGCTGGCGTCGGGATATTTTCGATAATAATAGCCAGGCACTCTGACGCAAAGCTTGTTCACAGCATAGATATTAATCCAGACGCCTTTGAAAAAATGGTAGAGAACGTCAGGCTCAACAAGGTTGAGGGGAGAGTTTTACCCTACCTTGGGGACGCTGCAAATGTTGTAGAGGAGAGGCTCAGAGGCGTCGCCAACAGAGTTCTTATGCCACTGCCCGATCTGGCCATACCTTACTTCAAGTATGCCGTAGATGCTATAGATCATGAAGGCTACGTCCACGTTTACCTTCATGTGCATGCAAGTAAAGGTGAAGACCCGGAAGAAAACGCAAGGAAGCTCTTTGCTGAGCATATAAGAAACGCCGAAAAAATCAGCTGGAGCTTTGAGGCCTCACGCATAGTAAGGATGGTAGGACCCCGCTTTTATCAGGTGGTGCTGGATGTCTATGTCAAAAAACTATGAGCTTCGTAGGACGCTCCTTGAGGAGAGGCTGATAGGATACCTAGACCCCTGCGCTGAGAGCTATCTGATGAAGTTAAACGGTCCTTTTATCAGGACTACCAGTAGTTGCACAGGCCGGATAACCATTGTTGAGGGCGAGTGGCACTGGCTCAGGGACTCAGCCAGGATCGTGTTTAAGACTCACTCAAAGATAAGCGTGTATCAGTTGGCCTCCGCGCTTGCTAAGCCCTTTGACAACCTTTGGCTTAAGGTAACGGGTCCCATAATACACGCCAGAGTTTATGGCGTTGAGACCGTGAGACAGCTTATGCTGGCGGCCAGAGAGGCCGGCTTCAAGCACAGCGGCATAATGTACATAGATGCTGATGGAAAGGAGTTCGTTGTAGAGATGCTCAGCGCCGTGCAGCTCTCCATGCCGCTTAGGTCTCAGGGCCTCTGGATAGTTAGGCCTGACTCGCTGAGCTCTATAGTTGACATGGCCAACAGCGCGCTGGAGGAGGGCTGGAGGAGGCTTGCCAGGCTATCTGAGCTGGCTATGAAGGTACAGGCTTCTTTAGTTTCGCAAGGTTCCTCCTATATGCAAGGAGAGGATGAGAAGCGCCGCAATCCGTCGGACAAAGGCCCTTGCTCTTCATAAACTTACAGCTGTAGGTCTTGTACGTGGACCCGAGGCCCGCCTCTATTAAGCTCCTGGCCAAAGCTTCTCCAGCTCCAGGGCTCAGCTTAAGTAACCTGGCCAGCTCATCCCCTATCGTCTTATAATCAACCCCAAGGGACGCTAAGAATGAGATATAGGCGTATATTTCCTCGTCAGTCTCTGCTTTCTCCTTAAGCTTTAACATACACGGCGGAAAGGCCTCAACGTTAGGCCCCTCCTGGCTAACAGACACCTTAGAGTCCTTTGCATTTAATGCGATGAGCGCCTCCTGGGTCAGCAGCAGCGGCTTGTAGTCCTCAGAGCGCACGGCATCTATTACTTTATAGATGGCCTTCTCAGATGCAAGCGATAAGAATTCCCTCAGGGTCTCCTCATCTATAAAGACGAGGCCGCCCTTCACCATTGAGTTTACCAGGGACCACCTTTCGTGGGGTACAGGGACTACAATCTTAAGGTAATCTGATATAGGGACTGCGTATCTTAGAAGTTTATAGTTTATCTTGCCATTCCTTAGCTGTGACCACGGTATCTTTACGTGGGCAAGGGTCACGTTGACTCCAAGCCTTTTTGCTAGCATGAGAAGCGTTTCCTCATCCTCCCCTTTGAGGAACTCCATGGCCCTCCTAGCCTCGGACCTTGAGAACATCTCCTCAAGCCTCTTTGAGTTGGCCGCTGCGGCCGCCGCGGCCGCTAGATAAAAGGACGCCACCTCTTCCTCAGTATTGACCCCACGGAAAACCCTTACCTTGCCCTCCCTTACTGCATCAAGGAGCCTTGTCTTGGCTAGCTCAAAGACCTTTTGATCCTCAGCCAGGTCCTTGAGTGAGACCTGGTAGCCGTAGGCCTCTGACAGGTACCTTTTGGCATCCACTATGAAGGGGTACTTTGAGTACGTGAGCAAGGCGGCTCTTCGTAACAGGTGTCTTCGTCAGACATTAATAAGGGTAAAGAGCCCTCACCTGTGGTGGTAACGTGAAGGACTTAGCCTCTCGCATAGCGAAGTGGGCCGTTGACCTTAACTTTAACAGGCTTCCAACTGAGGTTATAGAGGAGGCTAAGAAGAGAATAGCGGATACCTTAGGCGTCGCCCTTGGTGCCTTCAATGAGACCCCGCCCAGCATAGCTAGGTGGATCGCGCAGTCATCAGCTAGCTCTAGGCTGCCTGCCACAATATGGGGAACAAAGTTCATGGGGCCCGCGGACCATGTTACCTTTGCCAACGGCTGCGCTGCCAGATACTTCGATTTCAACGACACCTACCTCTCTCGCGAGGCCCTTCACCCGAGCGACAACATAGCCCCAGTTATGGCAGCCGCCGAAATTGCGGAGGCTGACGGACGTAAGGTTATAGAGGGAATAGTAGCAGCATATGAGGTCACGGCCAGGCTGGCGGATGCATATAGCGTCAGGAACAGGGGCTGGGACCACGTGCTCTACATAGCGATAGCCTCAGCCGTAGGCGCGGGCAAGGTGCTTGACCTTGACGAGGACAAGATGACCCAAGCAATAAACTTGGCCACGGTTAACGCCGCCGCCCTTAGGCAGACGAGGGCTGGGGAGCTGAGCATGTGGAAGGGGTGCGCTGCTGCTAACGCGGCGCGTAACGGCCTCTTTGCGGCTCTCCTGGCCTGGCGCGGCATGACAGGTCCCTCGCCAATATTCAGCGGTGAGTTTGGCCTCTTCAAGGTGGCCCTGGGTGGCGACACCTTCGACATACCAAAGATGGGGGGAGAGGGCAACGAGAGCTACAAGCTCCTTCAAACGAGCATAAAGTACTGGCCTGTAGAGTACCACGCCATGAGCGCTGTTGAAGCTGCTCTTAAGATAAGGCAGGAGGCAGGCTCTATAGGCCCAGACGATGTGGAATCCGTTAACGTTGAAACCTTCACTGTCGGATATAACATAATAGTTAAGGACCCTGAAAAGTGGGACCCAAGGACCAGGGAGACTGCAGATCACAGCATGCCTTATATAATAGCTGCCG
It includes:
- a CDS encoding DNA primase large subunit gives rise to the protein MLTYSKYPFIVDAKRYLSEAYGYQVSLKDLAEDQKVFELAKTRLLDAVREGKVRVFRGVNTEEEVASFYLAAAAAAAANSKRLEEMFSRSEARRAMEFLKGEDEETLLMLAKRLGVNVTLAHVKIPWSQLRNGKINYKLLRYAVPISDYLKIVVPVPHERWSLVNSMVKGGLVFIDEETLREFLSLASEKAIYKVIDAVRSEDYKPLLLTQEALIALNAKDSKVSVSQEGPNVEAFPPCMLKLKEKAETDEEIYAYISFLASLGVDYKTIGDELARLLKLSPGAGEALARSLIEAGLGSTYKTYSCKFMKSKGLCPTDCGASHPLLAYRRNLAKLKKPVPS
- a CDS encoding tRNA(Phe) 7-((3-amino-3-carboxypropyl)-4-demethylwyosine(37)-N(4))-methyltransferase, with the protein product MSMSKNYELRRTLLEERLIGYLDPCAESYLMKLNGPFIRTTSSCTGRITIVEGEWHWLRDSARIVFKTHSKISVYQLASALAKPFDNLWLKVTGPIIHARVYGVETVRQLMLAAREAGFKHSGIMYIDADGKEFVVEMLSAVQLSMPLRSQGLWIVRPDSLSSIVDMANSALEEGWRRLARLSELAMKVQASLVSQGSSYMQGEDEKRRNPSDKGPCSS
- a CDS encoding MmgE/PrpD family protein, producing the protein MKDLASRIAKWAVDLNFNRLPTEVIEEAKKRIADTLGVALGAFNETPPSIARWIAQSSASSRLPATIWGTKFMGPADHVTFANGCAARYFDFNDTYLSREALHPSDNIAPVMAAAEIAEADGRKVIEGIVAAYEVTARLADAYSVRNRGWDHVLYIAIASAVGAGKVLDLDEDKMTQAINLATVNAAALRQTRAGELSMWKGCAAANAARNGLFAALLAWRGMTGPSPIFSGEFGLFKVALGGDTFDIPKMGGEGNESYKLLQTSIKYWPVEYHAMSAVEAALKIRQEAGSIGPDDVESVNVETFTVGYNIIVKDPEKWDPRTRETADHSMPYIIAAALLDGKVWLDTFRPERYLADDVRKVLKVMKVSISPESDKLYPEGIRNSITVKLKDGRTFTGTSIYPPGHYKNPLSKEGVESKFKSLVGSSVPNSNMDVGLRTIWSFERCSNVSLALRLLSRADQM